In Microbacterium sp. 1.5R, the following are encoded in one genomic region:
- the serC gene encoding phosphoserine transaminase, with translation MAIEIPRDLLPADGRFGCGPSKVRTEQLDALLAAGPTLLGTSHRQAPVKNLVGSVREQLAALFRLPEGYEIIVGNGGSTAFWDAAAFGLIERRSQNLVFGEFGGKFAAAAAAPWLEAPDVRKSEPGSRTAAEIVDGIDVYAWPHNETSTGVSAPIERVVADGALTVIDATSAAGGIDFDASQADVYYFAPQKNLGSDGGLWFAAVSPAAVDRIERIAASGRYIPEFLSLKNAVDNSRLNQTLNTPALTTLHLLDSQLSWILSNGGLAWAGARTAESSGILYDWAAASTVATPFVTDAAHRSPVVVTIDFDDSIDAAAVAKTLRANGIVDTEPYRKLGRNQLRVATFVSIEPDDIRQLTRSLDYVLGQQGA, from the coding sequence ATGGCGATCGAGATTCCCCGTGACCTCCTGCCCGCTGACGGCCGCTTCGGCTGCGGTCCCTCGAAGGTGCGCACCGAGCAGCTCGATGCGCTGCTCGCCGCAGGTCCGACGTTGCTCGGCACCTCGCACCGACAGGCACCCGTCAAGAACCTGGTGGGCAGCGTCCGCGAGCAGCTCGCAGCACTCTTCCGCCTTCCCGAGGGATACGAGATCATCGTCGGCAACGGCGGCTCGACGGCGTTCTGGGACGCCGCCGCCTTCGGCCTGATCGAGCGCCGCAGCCAGAATCTGGTGTTCGGGGAGTTCGGCGGCAAGTTCGCCGCCGCCGCTGCCGCACCGTGGCTCGAGGCGCCGGATGTGCGCAAGTCCGAGCCGGGCTCGCGCACCGCCGCAGAGATCGTCGACGGCATCGACGTCTACGCCTGGCCGCACAACGAGACGTCGACCGGCGTCTCGGCACCCATTGAACGCGTGGTCGCCGACGGCGCTCTGACCGTCATCGACGCGACCAGCGCGGCCGGTGGCATCGACTTCGACGCCTCTCAGGCGGACGTCTACTACTTCGCGCCGCAGAAGAACCTCGGCTCCGACGGGGGCCTGTGGTTCGCCGCGGTGTCGCCCGCCGCCGTCGACCGCATCGAGCGCATCGCCGCTTCGGGTCGGTACATCCCGGAGTTCCTCAGCTTGAAGAACGCCGTCGACAACTCGCGACTCAACCAGACGCTGAACACTCCCGCGCTGACGACGCTGCACCTGCTCGACAGCCAGCTCAGCTGGATCCTGTCGAACGGCGGCCTCGCCTGGGCCGGCGCCCGCACGGCGGAGTCGTCCGGCATCCTCTACGACTGGGCGGCGGCTTCCACGGTGGCGACCCCGTTCGTCACGGACGCGGCGCACCGGTCACCGGTCGTCGTGACCATCGACTTCGACGACAGCATCGATGCGGCGGCGGTCGCCAAGACCCTGCGCGCCAACGGCATCGTCGACACCGAGCCGTACCGCAAGCTCGGTCGCAACCAGCTGCGCGTCGCGACCTTCGTCTCGATCGAACCGGACGACATCCGACAGCTCACCCGCTCTCTCGACTACGTCCTCGGGCAGCAGGGCGCCTGA